A stretch of Saccharothrix texasensis DNA encodes these proteins:
- a CDS encoding 3-keto-5-aminohexanoate cleavage protein: MSRPGSHGTLLTVAPTGAEHAKADVPQLPVTLEELVAAARACEQVGATMVHVHLRGADTRPTLDLGLLKDAVAALREQTGLIVQLSTGGAVTDPEADRLKVLDALPDSASCTMGTVNFGDDVFLNRWEFVVALHKGMQERGIAPEYEIFDIGQLASLRRLLDQHGLPAGGKVHVDLVMGVPGGMPGDAETLVAALRLLPEGASFSATGIGRTTLPVMLTALAAGGHLRVGMEDTVSYAKGQPVRDNAQLVARAAGLAKIAQRPPLSSADARALLGVRSPVQV; encoded by the coding sequence ATGTCCCGACCCGGATCCCACGGCACGCTGCTCACGGTCGCGCCCACCGGCGCCGAGCACGCGAAGGCCGACGTGCCCCAGCTGCCGGTCACGCTGGAGGAACTGGTCGCCGCCGCACGGGCGTGCGAGCAGGTCGGCGCCACGATGGTGCACGTGCACCTGCGCGGCGCGGACACGAGGCCGACGCTGGACCTCGGGCTGCTCAAGGACGCGGTCGCCGCGCTGCGCGAGCAGACGGGCCTGATCGTGCAGCTGTCCACGGGCGGCGCGGTGACGGACCCGGAGGCCGACCGGCTCAAGGTGCTCGACGCCCTGCCCGACTCGGCGTCCTGCACCATGGGCACGGTGAACTTCGGCGACGACGTGTTCCTGAACCGCTGGGAGTTCGTGGTCGCGTTGCACAAGGGGATGCAGGAGCGGGGCATCGCCCCCGAGTACGAGATCTTCGACATCGGCCAGCTGGCGTCGCTGCGGCGGCTGCTGGACCAGCACGGGCTGCCCGCGGGCGGCAAGGTGCACGTCGACCTGGTGATGGGCGTGCCGGGCGGCATGCCGGGCGACGCGGAGACGCTGGTGGCGGCCTTGCGGCTGCTGCCGGAGGGCGCGTCGTTCTCGGCGACGGGCATCGGGCGGACCACCCTGCCGGTGATGCTGACGGCGTTGGCCGCCGGCGGTCACCTGCGGGTGGGCATGGAGGACACCGTTTCGTACGCCAAGGGCCAACCGGTCCGGGACAACGCGCAGCTGGTCGCCCGCGCGGCGGGGCTGGCGAAGATCGCCCAACGACCGCCGCTGTCGTCCGCGGACGCCCGTGCGCTGCTGGGCGTGCGCAGTCCGGTACAGGTTTGA